GACGGTGCGGACGGCGCGCTGGAGCCGCCAGGTCGGGACGGCGGCGGTGGCCGGGTAGATCGGGATGGGACGGGACGCCTCGGTGACGGCGTCGTCGGCGTCGTCGGCGTCGACCCCGACGAGGACGTAGTCGGGGTGCGTGAGCTGCCGGGAGCCGCGGTACTCGGTGACCACGCCGGTGAACAGGCCCTGGCGCCCGGGGCGCAGCTTGTCCTCGTGGGGGCGCAGCGCGCCGGGCCGCTTCGCGAAGAACGTCAGGGCGAGCTCGTGCCGGCCGTCCGTGACGGTGACCTGGAGCAGCGCCCCGCCCCGGCTGCGCATCTGCCGCACGGTCGCGCGTGCGACCTGCGCCATGACGGTCACGTGCTCGCCGAGCGCGAGACGGTCCATGTCCGTCATCGTGCCGGGCTCGCCGTAGCGCCGCGGGTAGTGGCGCAGCAGGTCGTCCACGGTCGTCAGACCCATCGTCGCCAGCGGGTTCGCGGCCCGGGCGCCGAGGGTCGTGGCCAGGGGCTCCGCGAGCCGGTCGCTCACCGCGTCTCCTCCTCCGCGGCGGCGCCGACGGGCTCCGCCGTCGCGTCCTCGGCCGGCTCGACACCGATGCCGACGCCGGACCCCGGGCGGCCCGTGGGCAGCACGACGACGTCCGCGTCGGACGCCAGCGCGGTCGCCGCGTCCTCCAGGTCGTCGAGCACCCCGGCCGGGAGGTCGGCGTCGGGCAGGAGCGCGACGATCCCGGGCGCGACGACCCCGGCCACGAGCGTCCCGAGCGTGCCCACGGCCTCCGCGGCCGACGTGCGGGCGGTGCGCAGGCGGGCGAGCGCGGCCCGCACGACCTGCGGGACGTCGGGCGGCGCGCCGTCGCCGGCGACGTCGAGCGCCCCGGCCAGCGCGGCCACGGCGGTGACGAGGTGGACGTCGTCGTCGGCGGCGACCACCGTCACCTCCGGGCCGGGTGCGGCGGGCCGCCCGTCCCGCTCGACGTCGCGCGACCGGATGGTGGCGGTCGCGCGTGCGAGCCGGTCGGCGTCGAGGACGTCGCCCGGCGCGAGCACGAGCACGTGCGGCGCCCCGGTGCCGAGCACGGTCTGGGCGACGTCGTCGACGGTGGGCGCGGTGTCGAGGTCCAGCAGGACGACGGCGCCGCCGGAGGCCAGCTCGGCCGCGAGGCGCGGCGCGGACGTCGTGACGACGACCGCCCAGTCCTCGGCGGCGACGGCCAGGTGCCGCACGTACACGCGCGACACGGCGCCGCGCCGGGCCCAGCGGCGGGGCACCTCCAGGGCGGTCTCCAGGTCCGGGGTGTGGACGTGGGCCTGCCACAGCGAGTCCGCGTCGTCGTCCCCGCCGTCGCTGCCGCCCACCACGACGACGGAGTCGCCGACCTCGTCGAGGTCGGCGCGCAGGGCGTCGGCGACCGCGCCGGGGCGGAACCCGGAGGCGTGGTGGGGCCGGTGCAGGACGAACATCAGCTCGACCTCGTCGGCGGCGGCGTGCTCCGCGGTGTCCGGGGCGGGCGCGGCCGGGTCGGCGTCGGGCGGCGGGCGGTGGCCGCGCAGGTCCATGTCGAGCAGCACGGTGCCCATGCTGGCGTCCGCCTCCGACAGCCCCTGCGCGACGAGGTCGACGTGGCGCCGGGCGGCGGCCAGGGCGTCGAGCACGAGCACGAGCCCGCACGCGCCCGCGTCGAGCACCCCGGCGTCACGCAGGGGGGCCAGCGCGCCGACGCTGCGCAGCGCGGCCTCGCGCGCCCCGCGCCGGGCGGCGTCGAGCACGGGCAGGTGCGTCGGGGAGCCGAGGGGGCCCACCATCCCGCCGGCCTCGGCGTGCCGGGCCGCCGCGGCGGCGGACTCGGCGGCGGTGAGGATGGTGCCCGGGGCGGGCCGGGCGACCGCCTGCCGGGCGGACCGGGCGGCGACGTCGAGGCCGGGGCCCAGCCCGTCGCCCCGGCTGGCGGCGACCGCCAGTCCGCGGAACCACTCGCTGAGGATCACCCCGGAGTTGCCGCGGGCCCCGAGCAGCGCGGCCCGCGCCGCGAGCCGCAGCAGGCGGCGCCCGCTCGCGTCCTCGTCCGCCTCGTGGACGGCCGCCGAGGCCTCCCGGACGGTGAGGTACATGTTCGTCCCGGTGTCGCCGTCGGCCACCGGGAACACGTTGACCCGGTCGAGGTCGGCACGGGACGCGCCGAGCGCTGCGGTGGCCGCACGCAGCCACGTCCGGACGACGTCGGGGTCGATCAGCTCGGGCCGCTCCACGCCCCCACCGTAGCGGTGACCCAGGGCACGTTGAGGGCGGCTCCGCCGATCGGCTATCATCGTGTGGTTGCCCGGAGGATCTGGGCACCCCCAAGACCACTCACCTCACGCCCTGGTGCACTCGTGCGCGGGTCGTGTTCGACGATTCAGGAGACACCGTGGCTGCCAACTGCGACGTCTGCGGCAAGGGCCCGGGCTTCGGGCACAGCATCTCGCACTCTCACATCCGCACCAAGCGCCGCTGGAACCCCAACATCCAGCGTGTGCGTGCCGTCGTCGCGGGCACGCCGAAGCGCGTGAACGTGTGCACGTCGTGCCTCAAGGCCGGCAAGGTGCAGCGCCGCAGCGCCTGATCTCTCCGGCGCCGGTGCGCGCCGCGATCCACGCAAGAGCCCGTCGGGTTGATCCCGGCGGGCTCTTCGTCGTCCCCGCACACGGTTGCTCCATGCAAAGAGATGGTGAAGTGTTCCCCAATTCCTCTTGGCCCGCGGGGTCGTGCGTGGCAGGCTGAGCCCATGAAGGTGGAGACCGACAACGACGTGCTGATCCGCTCGGCCACCCGTGCCGACGCCGCCGACATCGCCCGGGTGCACATCACCTCGTGGCGCGGCGCGTACTCCCAC
This Isoptericola jiangsuensis DNA region includes the following protein-coding sequences:
- the rpmB gene encoding 50S ribosomal protein L28 is translated as MAANCDVCGKGPGFGHSISHSHIRTKRRWNPNIQRVRAVVAGTPKRVNVCTSCLKAGKVQRRSA
- a CDS encoding DAK2 domain-containing protein; this translates as MERPELIDPDVVRTWLRAATAALGASRADLDRVNVFPVADGDTGTNMYLTVREASAAVHEADEDASGRRLLRLAARAALLGARGNSGVILSEWFRGLAVAASRGDGLGPGLDVAARSARQAVARPAPGTILTAAESAAAAARHAEAGGMVGPLGSPTHLPVLDAARRGAREAALRSVGALAPLRDAGVLDAGACGLVLVLDALAAARRHVDLVAQGLSEADASMGTVLLDMDLRGHRPPPDADPAAPAPDTAEHAAADEVELMFVLHRPHHASGFRPGAVADALRADLDEVGDSVVVVGGSDGGDDDADSLWQAHVHTPDLETALEVPRRWARRGAVSRVYVRHLAVAAEDWAVVVTTSAPRLAAELASGGAVVLLDLDTAPTVDDVAQTVLGTGAPHVLVLAPGDVLDADRLARATATIRSRDVERDGRPAAPGPEVTVVAADDDVHLVTAVAALAGALDVAGDGAPPDVPQVVRAALARLRTARTSAAEAVGTLGTLVAGVVAPGIVALLPDADLPAGVLDDLEDAATALASDADVVVLPTGRPGSGVGIGVEPAEDATAEPVGAAAEEETR